A section of the Polynucleobacter sp. AP-Jannik-300A-C4 genome encodes:
- the arsH gene encoding arsenical resistance protein ArsH — protein MFESPLQYPALVEDLFQIPELEKLSIQAGDHAPRFLLLYGSLRERSYSRLLTFEAARLLIAMGGEVKIFDPTGLPLVDGAPDTHPKVQELRQLALWAEGMVWTSPERHGAMTGLLKTQIDWIPLSEGAVRPTQGKTLAVMQVCGGSQSFNAVNQMRILGRWMRMITIPNQSSVAKSFTEFEEDGRMKPSSFYDRVVDVMEELYKFTLLTRGVSEYLTDRYSERKESAQELSKRVNQRAI, from the coding sequence GTGTTTGAGTCGCCACTGCAATATCCAGCTTTAGTAGAGGATCTTTTCCAGATTCCTGAATTGGAAAAATTGAGTATTCAGGCTGGTGATCATGCGCCTCGGTTTTTGCTACTGTATGGTTCACTGCGAGAGAGATCCTATAGTAGGCTCCTTACTTTCGAGGCGGCGAGGCTGTTAATCGCTATGGGTGGCGAAGTCAAAATTTTTGACCCTACTGGTCTGCCTCTAGTTGATGGTGCACCCGATACCCATCCGAAGGTGCAGGAATTGCGCCAATTGGCTTTGTGGGCAGAGGGGATGGTTTGGACCTCACCGGAACGACATGGTGCTATGACCGGCTTGCTAAAAACACAGATTGATTGGATTCCTTTGTCTGAGGGTGCCGTTAGACCAACTCAAGGCAAAACTTTGGCGGTAATGCAGGTATGCGGGGGATCGCAATCCTTTAATGCGGTGAATCAAATGCGTATCTTGGGACGATGGATGAGGATGATTACGATTCCCAATCAATCATCGGTTGCCAAATCTTTTACAGAGTTTGAAGAAGATGGGCGTATGAAGCCATCTTCCTTTTATGATCGCGTCGTTGATGTCATGGAAGAGCTCTATAAGTTCACATTACTGACTCGTGGAGTTAGCGAGTATTTGACGGATCGCTACAGTGAGCGAAAAGAATCTGCTCAGGAGCTATCTAAGAGGGTAAATCAAAGAGCAATATAG
- a CDS encoding type II toxin-antitoxin system RelE/ParE family toxin, protein MTYTIRYYSPDVLEQIFDLPISLQARYIALTQRMIEYGPHLGLPHTDSFGGGLFELRLKGIEGIARVFFCTVVEREIVMLHSFIKKSQKTPDKELRLAKLRMREVKL, encoded by the coding sequence ATGACTTATACCATTCGCTATTACAGCCCCGATGTATTGGAGCAAATTTTTGATTTACCTATTTCTTTGCAGGCGCGCTACATTGCTTTGACGCAGCGCATGATTGAATATGGGCCGCATTTAGGTTTGCCGCATACCGATTCGTTTGGCGGTGGTTTATTTGAGCTTAGGCTAAAAGGTATAGAGGGAATTGCAAGAGTTTTCTTTTGTACTGTGGTGGAGCGAGAGATTGTGATGTTGCATAGCTTTATTAAGAAATCGCAGAAAACTCCTGATAAAGAACTAAGGCTAGCCAAGTTGAGAATGAGGGAAGTGAAATTATGA
- a CDS encoding helix-turn-helix domain-containing protein, with translation MKTKTLTHKQAVGKMLKNPAVKAEVERLNKEEFAILDEILQARKAAGLSQAEVARRMGTQAPAIARLESSLATGKHSPSLSTLRKYAAALGKKVELHLV, from the coding sequence ATGAAGACAAAGACATTGACCCATAAACAAGCAGTTGGCAAGATGTTAAAAAATCCAGCAGTCAAGGCTGAGGTTGAGCGCTTAAATAAAGAGGAGTTTGCGATTCTTGATGAAATACTGCAGGCTCGTAAAGCCGCAGGTTTATCTCAGGCTGAAGTGGCTCGCAGAATGGGTACACAAGCTCCAGCAATAGCCAGACTCGAAAGCTCTTTGGCAACTGGAAAGCACTCCCCAAGTTTAAGTACGCTTCGAAAGTATGCTGCTGCCTTAGGTAAGAAGGTCGAATTACACCTAGTCTGA
- a CDS encoding universal stress protein gives MKILLPVDGSKSSLNAAKYVGKLAKDLRSKCTVTLISVHDDIGLGHVKQFVANSVIDDYLREVSEKDLKGAQKALDTAGVKHSMVIKRGHIASEIITLANKEKFDLIVMGSKGRSGIVDAIMGSVAQKVSNAAKQPVLLVK, from the coding sequence ATGAAAATTTTATTACCAGTTGACGGCTCCAAATCTTCGCTCAATGCGGCCAAGTATGTTGGAAAGTTAGCTAAGGATTTGCGCAGCAAGTGCACCGTTACATTAATTAGTGTGCATGATGATATTGGCCTTGGTCACGTGAAGCAATTTGTTGCTAATAGCGTAATTGATGACTACCTCCGCGAAGTGAGTGAGAAAGATCTCAAAGGAGCTCAAAAGGCTCTGGATACTGCTGGCGTCAAACACAGCATGGTGATTAAGCGCGGTCACATTGCCAGCGAAATCATTACTCTAGCCAATAAAGAAAAGTTTGACCTCATTGTCATGGGCTCAAAAGGTCGTAGTGGCATCGTGGATGCCATCATGGGCTCTGTCGCACAAAAGGTAAGCAATGCAGCCAAGCAGCCTGTTTTATTGGTTAAATAA
- a CDS encoding TSUP family transporter: MLELSAFDLGLLLACALFAGLVDSIIGGGGMIQVPALFAALPGFPPATLLSVNKFGSIVGTIGSAIQYSRANKSPWGLVIISSSFAFFASVAGAYLVTQLPTEWLRGALPFLLLALLIFNIKSSAGLVHAPKHEHHKQKAIASTGAGIIGFYDGFLGPGAGAFYKLFYTRILGFDFLRSAAPAKYLNIASNLGALCVFFYLGFFDWQLGLLMASANLVGGQIGTKIAIKHGNTFIRKGFFILVTILIIKTFYDAFLK, encoded by the coding sequence ATGCTTGAACTCTCTGCATTCGACCTTGGCCTTTTACTAGCCTGCGCTTTATTTGCAGGCTTGGTCGACTCCATTATTGGTGGCGGAGGAATGATTCAAGTGCCAGCCCTTTTTGCGGCCCTTCCTGGATTTCCACCAGCCACACTACTCTCTGTAAATAAGTTTGGCTCGATTGTGGGAACTATTGGTTCAGCCATTCAGTACAGCCGAGCCAATAAAAGCCCCTGGGGCTTGGTCATCATTTCTTCCTCGTTTGCATTTTTCGCCTCAGTAGCGGGAGCATACCTTGTCACTCAACTACCAACCGAATGGCTCAGAGGCGCTCTACCTTTTTTATTGCTTGCACTACTGATCTTTAATATCAAATCCAGTGCCGGTCTAGTGCATGCACCTAAGCATGAGCATCACAAACAAAAAGCAATCGCCTCTACCGGTGCAGGCATCATTGGTTTTTATGATGGCTTTCTGGGGCCTGGAGCTGGTGCGTTTTATAAACTCTTCTACACCCGAATATTAGGATTTGATTTTTTACGATCTGCAGCGCCTGCGAAGTACCTTAATATTGCTTCCAATTTAGGGGCACTCTGCGTCTTTTTCTATCTCGGTTTTTTTGACTGGCAGCTTGGCTTATTGATGGCTAGCGCTAATCTCGTAGGCGGCCAAATTGGAACTAAGATTGCCATCAAACATGGCAATACCTTTATCCGCAAAGGTTTCTTTATTCTAGTGACGATATTGATCATCAAGACCTTTTACGATGCGTTTCTAAAGTAA
- a CDS encoding pseudouridine synthase, whose product MKVNSEGVSSSKVYLPAGQDYACLLDFFIANFPHIDRGEWEARFEEGLVFNQEGEALAASDAYISNTHLLYFRRLAREPEIPFEEDILFQDEHILVADKPHFLPVTPSGLYLHQTLLNRLKKKTGIQELSPIHRIDRDTAGLVIFSVNRLERAQYQNLFRDRAVKKVYEAIAPYSERLINQLPMTYQSRLEESEHFLQMEEVEGVPNADTLIELIEVNKPWAKYRLTPGSGKKHQLRCHLNSLGIPIEHDQIYPVLTPYQEYDLDFSKPLQLLAKEIEFKDPVTGQERSFVTQRVLA is encoded by the coding sequence ATGAAAGTCAATTCTGAAGGAGTCTCCTCATCAAAAGTGTATCTGCCTGCTGGGCAGGATTACGCCTGTCTGTTGGATTTCTTTATTGCCAATTTCCCGCATATTGATAGAGGTGAGTGGGAAGCTCGTTTTGAAGAAGGTCTGGTATTTAACCAAGAGGGTGAGGCACTTGCTGCAAGCGATGCCTACATATCTAATACGCACTTACTATATTTCAGGCGCTTAGCCCGGGAACCAGAAATTCCTTTTGAGGAAGACATCTTATTTCAGGATGAGCACATCCTAGTTGCAGATAAACCCCATTTTTTACCGGTAACGCCAAGCGGTCTGTATTTACATCAAACCCTACTGAACCGTCTAAAGAAAAAAACTGGGATTCAGGAACTGAGTCCGATTCATCGAATTGATCGCGACACGGCAGGCCTAGTGATTTTTTCTGTGAATCGACTAGAGCGAGCCCAATACCAAAATTTATTTAGAGATCGCGCAGTCAAGAAAGTCTATGAAGCGATCGCACCCTATTCAGAGCGCCTCATCAACCAATTGCCAATGACCTATCAAAGTAGATTGGAAGAATCTGAACACTTTCTGCAAATGGAAGAGGTGGAGGGCGTGCCTAATGCTGATACCTTGATTGAATTGATAGAAGTAAATAAACCCTGGGCTAAATATCGCTTAACCCCTGGTAGTGGCAAGAAGCATCAATTGCGTTGCCATCTCAATAGCTTGGGTATCCCCATTGAGCATGATCAGATCTACCCTGTGCTTACCCCTTATCAAGAGTATGATTTGGACTTTTCTAAACCTCTGCAACTCTTAGCAAAAGAGATTGAATTTAAAGACCCGGTAACGGGGCAAGAGAGATCTTTTGTGACCCAGAGAGTATTAGCTTGA
- a CDS encoding nuclease-related domain-containing protein, with the protein MSPLIWILILFAALLLGYAVGVGGLYRFQNRGETLVRQALINYMPADSWHLLNNVTLKLEKGTTQIDHVLISRFGVFVIETKHYKGWIFGDGKSKSWTQVLFHRKHRFQNPVHQNYRHVKAVQALLDFLPPEHVTGLVVFTGDSIFKTAPPAGVHTLGSMISYLQGLEEETLTENRMQFCVGRLECTRLALTRETDIEHRTGLEARYKK; encoded by the coding sequence ATGAGCCCTCTCATCTGGATTCTAATTCTGTTTGCTGCCTTACTGCTTGGCTATGCAGTTGGAGTAGGGGGTCTATATCGATTCCAGAATCGTGGTGAAACTCTAGTTCGCCAAGCATTGATCAATTACATGCCAGCTGATTCTTGGCACCTATTAAACAATGTGACTCTGAAGCTGGAGAAAGGCACTACCCAGATTGATCATGTCCTGATCTCTCGCTTTGGTGTCTTTGTCATCGAGACTAAGCATTACAAAGGATGGATCTTTGGTGATGGAAAGTCAAAAAGCTGGACTCAGGTGCTATTTCATAGAAAGCATCGATTTCAGAATCCAGTACATCAGAACTATAGGCATGTGAAAGCAGTCCAGGCATTACTTGATTTCTTACCTCCAGAGCATGTCACTGGCCTGGTTGTTTTCACCGGTGACTCCATATTCAAAACAGCTCCACCAGCTGGAGTCCATACTTTAGGTAGCATGATCTCTTATTTGCAAGGTCTTGAAGAGGAGACTTTGACAGAGAATCGTATGCAGTTTTGTGTTGGTAGGCTGGAATGTACTCGCCTGGCATTAACCAGGGAAACTGATATTGAGCACCGAACTGGCCTAGAGGCTAGGTACAAGAAATAG
- a CDS encoding Hsp70 family protein has protein sequence MKYVGIDLGTTNSAICTYDGESVRLYKSPEQHDVTPSAIFIDKRGNRYVGARAYDSSAKNPDNSATLFKRLIGTNTPITLKAVDKVMTPEECSAEILRVLFSYLPEEIRNDDSTGTVITVPAAFNQMQKDATMAAAELAGIGKVALMQEPVAAVMSVMKSRKIDGTFLVYDLGGGTLDIAIAESTSGRVSLLAHGGIAMCGGRDFDRILFDNVVKPWLVSNFDLGEAFATEPKFKKLRNIALWAAEKAKIELSQKEDAIISMPETDIGIQDESGADIYLDISLSRNQLNDLISPKIEESIGATRDALEKAGLTPHDIERVVFVGGPTNYKPLRDKVAFELGIAPSTDVNPMTAVAEGAAIFAESIDWSTQNRSRKNSRGALSTGGTLNLGFNYIARTPDQKSKIIAMVSGSVAPGTEFQIDNLDTGWSSGRITLVDKAALEVSLSKPGENVFKVFIFDANGGPIRIENTRLVITRTAASIDAIPASHSIGLEVKEKLAGKTTLDYLIKDGDQLPKKGKKVYKAAESLKAGSLNSLKFKLWEGDISESISDNRFIGMFEIKGSDIEEGVIAAGSELVCDFEILDSGNIILEVSVPSIGGSFHSGRNFYSRQEGQIDYSQAAKVVSEQASSALDKLDLMSGKIDDPRLDEAKKKLQESSAIRPDESDPETTKNAMDQIQDAKRLMSLARKEHLQQIRQIELDTVTNVFNEVIRQYARPTEESACDNLIRTAQRAIDNKSPEFEALIDELRNKNFQILWRQDWFIADRFKMYSDEPHKFPDIPEYHALIAEGNKSISAGDVDKLRQVVAQLGSMKIYSGDEDDMIAATNIISG, from the coding sequence ATGAAATATGTCGGCATAGACTTAGGTACAACTAATAGCGCAATTTGCACTTATGACGGAGAGTCAGTCCGCCTCTATAAAAGTCCTGAGCAGCATGATGTCACGCCATCTGCGATATTCATTGATAAGCGTGGAAATAGGTATGTAGGTGCCAGGGCCTATGATAGCTCTGCGAAAAATCCAGATAATTCAGCAACTTTATTTAAGAGATTGATTGGTACAAATACACCAATTACCTTGAAGGCTGTAGATAAGGTTATGACACCAGAGGAGTGCTCGGCTGAAATCCTTAGAGTACTTTTTTCTTATCTACCAGAGGAAATTAGAAATGATGACTCTACAGGCACTGTAATCACAGTACCTGCAGCATTTAATCAAATGCAAAAAGATGCAACAATGGCAGCTGCCGAACTTGCTGGAATCGGTAAGGTTGCCCTAATGCAAGAGCCTGTTGCGGCAGTAATGTCTGTAATGAAGAGTAGAAAAATTGATGGCACATTCCTAGTCTATGATCTTGGCGGCGGGACGCTTGACATTGCAATTGCGGAGAGCACCTCAGGTCGGGTTAGTCTTCTAGCTCATGGCGGAATTGCAATGTGTGGTGGGCGAGATTTTGATCGGATTCTTTTTGATAATGTTGTCAAACCATGGCTTGTCAGCAACTTCGACTTAGGTGAAGCTTTTGCCACCGAGCCTAAATTTAAAAAATTACGCAATATTGCTCTTTGGGCTGCTGAAAAAGCAAAAATTGAGCTTTCTCAGAAAGAAGATGCAATTATTAGCATGCCTGAAACTGATATTGGAATTCAGGACGAGTCAGGTGCAGATATTTATCTGGATATCTCGCTTAGTCGTAACCAGTTAAACGATCTCATATCGCCCAAAATAGAAGAATCAATTGGTGCGACAAGGGATGCTCTGGAAAAAGCAGGGCTAACACCCCATGATATTGAGAGGGTTGTATTTGTAGGGGGGCCAACAAACTATAAGCCCCTAAGAGATAAAGTTGCCTTTGAATTGGGAATTGCCCCTTCAACCGATGTCAACCCGATGACTGCTGTTGCAGAAGGTGCCGCAATTTTTGCAGAATCAATTGACTGGTCTACGCAGAATAGGTCAAGAAAAAATAGTCGAGGTGCTCTTAGTACTGGCGGAACTTTGAATCTTGGTTTTAACTACATAGCCAGAACGCCAGATCAAAAATCCAAAATTATTGCCATGGTTTCAGGAAGTGTTGCGCCTGGTACAGAGTTTCAAATTGATAATTTAGACACTGGATGGTCTTCTGGTCGGATTACTTTGGTTGATAAAGCAGCCCTTGAGGTCTCGCTATCTAAACCAGGTGAGAATGTATTCAAAGTGTTTATTTTTGATGCAAATGGCGGGCCGATACGTATTGAAAATACAAGACTAGTAATTACTAGAACTGCAGCAAGCATTGATGCCATTCCTGCATCTCACTCGATTGGTCTTGAGGTCAAAGAAAAACTTGCCGGAAAAACTACGCTTGATTATTTAATTAAGGATGGAGACCAGCTTCCAAAAAAAGGAAAAAAAGTATACAAGGCAGCAGAGTCTTTAAAAGCAGGAAGTTTGAATTCTCTTAAATTTAAATTATGGGAAGGCGATATATCAGAGTCAATTTCTGATAATCGGTTTATTGGTATGTTTGAAATCAAAGGGTCAGATATTGAAGAGGGGGTAATCGCAGCAGGATCAGAGCTTGTATGCGACTTTGAGATACTTGATTCTGGAAATATTATTTTAGAAGTATCTGTGCCCTCAATAGGGGGATCCTTTCATAGCGGTAGAAATTTTTACTCGCGTCAAGAAGGCCAAATTGATTACAGTCAGGCCGCAAAAGTTGTCAGTGAACAAGCATCCAGCGCGCTTGATAAATTGGATTTAATGAGCGGAAAAATAGATGATCCTCGCCTTGATGAGGCTAAGAAGAAGCTTCAGGAATCTTCAGCAATTCGTCCAGATGAGTCGGACCCGGAGACAACTAAAAATGCTATGGATCAAATCCAAGATGCAAAAAGACTGATGTCTCTTGCTCGCAAAGAGCACCTACAGCAAATTCGTCAAATTGAACTTGATACTGTCACTAATGTATTTAATGAAGTCATTCGCCAGTATGCTAGACCAACAGAAGAGTCGGCTTGTGACAATTTGATAAGAACCGCACAGAGAGCAATAGACAATAAGAGCCCTGAGTTTGAGGCGCTTATTGACGAGCTCAGAAATAAAAATTTCCAAATACTATGGCGACAAGATTGGTTTATTGCAGATAGATTCAAAATGTACTCGGATGAGCCACATAAGTTCCCTGATATTCCTGAGTATCATGCATTAATTGCCGAGGGAAACAAGTCAATTTCCGCTGGAGATGTAGATAAGTTGAGGCAAGTTGTTGCTCAGCTTGGATCCATGAAGATCTATTCTGGTGATGAGGATGACATGATTGCAGCAACTAACATTATTTCCGGATGA
- a CDS encoding ATP-binding protein, producing MNMEQWLPIGLDLPLGYKAKKVLQSGNSWQIIQASEAGKALIAKESLFDKWINDGLIDETIFSKFIYGEEVFYSLYVPNKYQLTTLDKAKSPNSKNDAISFAQCLKKTRDRNIDIALHDAIFIESITRLLPTYSISTPVGDDVLLGYWLTGGIPISVHSSRRLKQIVSWLDPKYLDEIINVSGIDASNNSILEAGLLKDSESPVDPIGRSNQLDGKEITQKSSHFELPGRIELTHFFNEHVVDIINNEERYKLLGINFPSAIILYGPPGSGKTYAVEKLTDYLEWPMFEVDASSIGSPYIHETSKKIADIFKRAIESSPSILVIDEMDAFLSDREAGAGQHRVEEIAEFLRQIPEATKNKVLIVGMTNRIDTIDSAILRRGRFDHVIMVDYANEEEILGMLKNSLSKIPKADDLKLIDASKRLAGRPLSDAAYVIREAARLAARSGKTLIDQESLNIALDETPVRDKKSEQHRPIGFL from the coding sequence ATGAATATGGAGCAATGGCTTCCAATCGGATTAGATCTACCTCTTGGGTATAAAGCTAAGAAGGTGCTTCAATCAGGAAATTCATGGCAAATTATACAAGCTTCTGAGGCTGGTAAAGCGCTCATCGCAAAGGAATCATTATTTGATAAGTGGATTAATGATGGACTTATTGATGAAACTATATTCTCAAAATTTATTTATGGAGAAGAAGTTTTCTACTCCCTTTATGTCCCTAACAAATACCAATTAACTACCCTTGATAAAGCTAAATCACCAAATTCAAAAAATGATGCAATTTCATTTGCCCAGTGTCTAAAAAAGACTAGGGATAGAAATATAGATATCGCACTACACGATGCGATTTTTATAGAGTCCATAACAAGACTGCTTCCTACCTATTCAATATCAACGCCGGTTGGTGATGATGTGCTCTTAGGATACTGGTTGACAGGTGGGATACCGATTTCTGTTCATTCTTCTAGGCGACTAAAGCAAATTGTTAGTTGGTTGGATCCAAAATATCTTGATGAAATAATTAATGTTTCAGGTATTGATGCTTCAAACAATTCTATTTTGGAGGCAGGGCTACTAAAAGATTCAGAGAGCCCAGTCGATCCAATCGGGAGGTCTAATCAGCTTGATGGCAAGGAAATTACTCAAAAATCTTCTCATTTTGAGTTGCCTGGCCGAATTGAGTTGACTCATTTTTTCAATGAGCATGTTGTAGATATTATTAATAATGAAGAGCGTTATAAATTGCTTGGAATTAATTTTCCCTCCGCCATAATTCTTTATGGCCCACCAGGTAGCGGCAAGACTTATGCGGTGGAGAAGTTAACTGATTACTTGGAATGGCCAATGTTTGAAGTTGATGCCAGCAGCATCGGAAGCCCATATATTCATGAAACTAGTAAAAAAATTGCCGATATCTTTAAGAGGGCGATTGAGAGCTCCCCTTCAATATTGGTTATTGACGAAATGGATGCTTTTTTATCTGACAGGGAAGCTGGGGCTGGCCAGCACAGGGTGGAGGAAATTGCTGAATTCCTAAGGCAAATCCCAGAGGCCACAAAAAATAAGGTTTTAATTGTCGGCATGACAAATAGGATTGATACCATTGACTCTGCCATTCTTAGGAGGGGTAGATTTGATCATGTAATTATGGTTGACTATGCCAATGAGGAAGAAATTTTAGGAATGCTTAAAAATTCTTTATCTAAGATCCCAAAAGCAGATGATCTTAAATTAATTGATGCCTCAAAAAGGCTTGCTGGTAGACCTCTTTCTGATGCGGCTTACGTAATTAGGGAGGCTGCGAGACTGGCAGCTAGAAGTGGTAAGACTCTCATAGATCAAGAAAGTTTGAATATCGCTCTGGATGAAACCCCTGTTAGGGATAAAAAATCAGAGCAACATCGTCCAATAGGATTTCTTTAG
- a CDS encoding HNH endonuclease signature motif containing protein yields the protein MPFNPNLHQGAELNNEELCNLFGCSPQGGMRRSLKNGALVLISNRVESLYQDRFVDDVIHYTGMGQVGDQDINSAQNKTLNESKINGVSVYLFEVLEPRKYTFTGQVELAGEPYQEVQEDVEGNDRKVWMFPLGFIGGQHLKPLPAEKVKSLEIARERQITRLDREELLHRAKQAAKLPGSRAVVSKQYQRNEYVAEEARRRAQGICQLCSEAAPFANKTGQPYLEVHHVQWLAKGGEDSLQNTVALCPNCHRKMHILDAAEDKQFLLSNLMLKV from the coding sequence ATGCCATTTAATCCAAATCTTCACCAGGGTGCAGAGCTTAATAATGAGGAGCTATGTAATTTGTTCGGCTGTAGTCCTCAAGGTGGAATGCGAAGATCGCTTAAGAATGGGGCTCTGGTATTAATTTCCAATCGGGTAGAGTCTCTCTACCAGGATAGATTTGTTGACGATGTTATTCATTACACCGGAATGGGGCAGGTTGGCGATCAAGATATTAATAGTGCCCAGAACAAAACACTCAATGAATCCAAAATCAATGGAGTAAGTGTTTATCTATTTGAAGTTTTAGAGCCTAGAAAATATACCTTTACCGGTCAAGTTGAGTTAGCAGGCGAGCCATACCAGGAGGTGCAGGAGGATGTAGAGGGTAATGATCGGAAAGTTTGGATGTTTCCTCTTGGCTTCATTGGTGGGCAGCATTTGAAGCCTTTACCTGCCGAGAAAGTTAAAAGCCTAGAGATTGCTCGGGAGCGACAAATTACCAGGCTCGATAGAGAAGAGTTGCTTCATAGAGCTAAGCAAGCTGCCAAATTACCTGGCTCTAGGGCTGTCGTGTCGAAGCAATATCAAAGAAATGAGTATGTAGCCGAAGAGGCTAGAAGAAGGGCTCAAGGCATTTGTCAGCTATGTAGTGAGGCTGCTCCTTTTGCCAACAAAACTGGGCAGCCATATCTTGAAGTGCATCATGTGCAATGGCTTGCAAAGGGGGGTGAAGATAGCTTACAGAATACTGTGGCACTTTGTCCTAATTGCCATCGCAAGATGCACATCCTTGATGCGGCTGAAGATAAGCAATTCTTGCTATCTAATTTAATGCTAAAAGTCTAA
- a CDS encoding phage/plasmid primase, P4 family, which produces MSMNQIEVFDPSTEIEPIENALLKGGSEHTVALAFAQRYTDRLIFDHHSNNWFEWTGQYWAAQKMGLVSHYCRNVASTLVGGKQAEKRSFASGVEWFCKNDPTFARSSNMFDSDRYLLNCPDGTYDLRTGGIKEHDPKDLITNITNVAPGDGYGFRFPQFLQEITLNDDELMEFLQIALGACLSGAVENHWLMFWIGNGRNGKNTLGDAVMRVMGTYARKIPSSTLLKSKHDGHPTEIANLLGCRLAVASEVDSSSFWSENRINELTGDAKLSARFMRGDLFEFDRTFKLLIYGNHRPRLSSVTEAMNSRIKMVRFGANFTGRGDPDLPEKLAKEDENIMRWLIDGHIKWMTLGKRLPRCDVVEAEIQDYMSSQSTPFNWMDEALEPSDVNFERSDPLYQTYKDWKLNRGEQPQGATQWGEEMSKRFTKKRSKNGNLYGVIKIANSVF; this is translated from the coding sequence ATGAGCATGAATCAAATCGAGGTATTTGATCCATCCACAGAGATTGAGCCAATCGAGAATGCACTTCTCAAAGGTGGATCAGAGCACACTGTGGCCCTGGCATTCGCCCAGAGATACACAGACAGATTGATCTTTGATCACCATTCAAATAATTGGTTTGAGTGGACTGGTCAATATTGGGCTGCTCAGAAAATGGGACTGGTCTCTCATTACTGCCGAAATGTTGCATCCACTTTGGTGGGTGGCAAGCAAGCAGAGAAAAGGTCATTCGCCAGTGGTGTGGAATGGTTCTGCAAAAACGATCCAACATTTGCAAGGTCATCCAATATGTTTGACTCTGACCGATATCTATTGAACTGTCCAGATGGCACCTATGACCTGAGAACTGGTGGGATCAAAGAGCATGACCCAAAGGATCTAATTACAAACATCACCAATGTGGCTCCTGGCGATGGCTATGGGTTCAGATTCCCACAGTTTTTGCAGGAGATCACACTCAACGATGATGAGCTGATGGAGTTTTTACAAATTGCACTGGGGGCATGCCTATCAGGAGCAGTCGAAAACCATTGGCTGATGTTTTGGATTGGCAATGGTCGCAATGGTAAAAATACTCTAGGCGATGCAGTGATGCGAGTCATGGGGACTTATGCCAGGAAGATCCCCTCCTCCACATTACTCAAGTCAAAGCATGATGGTCATCCTACTGAGATTGCGAATCTGCTTGGATGCAGACTTGCTGTCGCATCAGAGGTGGACTCATCATCATTCTGGAGTGAAAACAGAATCAATGAGCTCACTGGTGATGCAAAGCTCTCAGCCAGATTCATGCGAGGAGATCTCTTTGAGTTTGATCGCACATTTAAGCTGCTGATCTATGGCAATCACAGACCAAGACTCTCATCAGTCACAGAGGCAATGAATAGTCGCATCAAGATGGTCAGGTTTGGTGCCAACTTCACAGGGAGGGGTGATCCAGATCTGCCTGAGAAATTAGCTAAAGAGGATGAAAACATCATGCGCTGGCTAATTGATGGGCATATCAAGTGGATGACTCTAGGCAAAAGACTGCCCAGATGTGATGTGGTTGAGGCTGAGATCCAAGACTACATGAGCAGTCAATCAACTCCATTCAATTGGATGGATGAAGCCCTGGAGCCATCCGATGTGAACTTTGAGCGATCAGATCCTCTTTATCAAACATATAAAGATTGGAAGCTAAATCGAGGTGAGCAGCCACAAGGTGCAACTCAATGGGGTGAAGAAATGTCCAAAAGATTCACTAAAAAGAGGTCAAAAAATGGCAATTTATATGGAGTCATAAAGATTGCAAATTCAGTGTTTTAA